A genome region from candidate division KSB1 bacterium includes the following:
- a CDS encoding peptidylprolyl isomerase → MAKIDNDYTITFKDLQDYVYDWFYDKRYRDMTRAYHDALDAMVTNQLKRFDFFEKELHKDKELIQSIRRIINEQLVNEYYTRQYVNKYANKDSARKVYDMMDKQVGYREIFLNIPEKSTKQQIKSIKQKALEIKTEIENGKDFGKLAKLYSQDTTSFSGYTRHIGWEQAISNPIHRVIFKLDAGDVRVLIANDGFHIVKVTNIGKIKVKPFNDIKNEIINKLKNAYYNKTLEEYEHDKNKLIDENRLTWNEKALQQIVKWSKNPQFYEKMYKDTLPNAIAHNNFTILTYSEGNIDLKEYFRLLNNVLIPKSADNTTDEDIKRFILEAIRTDKIVKKAKTLGLENNIFHARTANPVLQNKIAYLYNVAVIDSQIPGPTDEMLHTFYKQQKDSLYYQLKKVNIYAMIFSEEQKAKDVMQRIKNGTPFEEITGRYLVKTFIRDRDGNIKTFKSAENALFRQSCI, encoded by the coding sequence GTGGCTAAAATTGATAATGATTATACGATTACCTTTAAGGATTTGCAGGATTATGTATATGATTGGTTTTATGATAAAAGATATCGGGATATGACAAGAGCCTATCATGACGCCCTTGATGCCATGGTAACGAATCAGCTGAAACGATTCGACTTTTTTGAAAAAGAATTACACAAAGATAAAGAATTGATTCAAAGCATTCGACGTATTATTAATGAGCAACTTGTAAACGAATATTACACCAGGCAATACGTGAATAAATACGCGAATAAAGACAGCGCCAGAAAAGTGTATGATATGATGGACAAACAGGTTGGCTACCGGGAAATTTTTCTCAACATACCTGAAAAATCCACAAAGCAACAGATCAAATCAATTAAACAAAAAGCATTGGAAATTAAAACTGAAATTGAGAATGGAAAAGATTTTGGCAAATTGGCAAAATTGTACTCTCAGGATACCACATCATTCAGTGGATATACCCGGCATATCGGATGGGAACAAGCCATTTCTAATCCAATCCATAGAGTTATATTTAAACTTGATGCCGGTGATGTTCGTGTTCTAATTGCGAATGACGGATTTCACATAGTCAAGGTGACAAATATTGGTAAAATCAAAGTTAAACCCTTTAACGACATTAAGAATGAAATAATAAACAAATTAAAGAACGCCTATTATAACAAGACGTTGGAAGAATATGAGCATGATAAAAATAAATTGATTGATGAAAACAGGTTAACCTGGAACGAAAAAGCTTTACAGCAAATTGTCAAATGGTCAAAGAACCCCCAATTTTATGAAAAAATGTATAAAGACACCTTGCCGAATGCTATTGCTCATAATAATTTTACAATCTTGACATATTCTGAAGGCAATATCGATTTGAAAGAATATTTCCGTTTGTTAAACAATGTTCTGATTCCAAAATCAGCCGATAATACAACGGACGAGGACATTAAACGATTTATCCTGGAAGCGATTCGCACCGATAAAATCGTCAAAAAAGCTAAAACACTTGGACTCGAAAACAATATCTTTCATGCCCGGACTGCTAATCCGGTATTACAAAATAAAATTGCATACTTGTATAATGTCGCTGTGATTGACTCACAAATTCCAGGGCCAACGGATGAGATGCTGCATACATTTTACAAGCAGCAAAAAGATTCTCTATATTATCAGTTGAAAAAAGTCAATATATACGCAATGATTTTTTCTGAGGAACAAAAGGCAAAAGATGTCATGCAGCGGATCAAAAATGGTACTCCTTTTGAAGAAATAACCGGGAGATACCTGGTCAAAACATTTATACGAGATCGGGACGGTAACATTAAAACCTTCAAGAGCGCCGAGAACGCCCTTTTTAGGCAAAGCTGCATTTGA
- a CDS encoding T9SS type A sorting domain-containing protein: MINHSTFINISGYVFLDLGYQGDFSTTNNIFVNSNVQAYHGVPEIDAGEQDPDGLPMGLVNVIELPDSVDYPRKYLFEGNVVYWDDRLSDIASTLSADEVNGISDWKDQQIVMNERTQQMFDNDAEYPYLTLGTNYMDVLPNFTDPADLLTDQVDALKEYSIASADTAGTAVMDAWRLVNVGEDYYIYPDWPIPVDLSYDDTNLLSGATGGFPVGDLNWFPDEKAAWNAQRSAEYAAIHEALNSGTTTVGVEEMNVPEAFDLQQNYPNPFNPTTEIKYSIPTSGNVTLTVYNTLGQEIATLVDGYKTANHMHKVTFNASNLTSGVYFYSLQTEDFSQTKKMLLVK; the protein is encoded by the coding sequence ATGATTAACCATAGTACCTTCATTAACATCAGCGGGTATGTATTCCTCGATTTGGGATACCAGGGTGATTTTAGCACGACCAACAACATCTTTGTGAACAGCAATGTGCAGGCTTATCATGGTGTACCTGAAATCGACGCCGGTGAGCAGGATCCTGATGGACTTCCCATGGGTCTTGTTAATGTGATTGAATTGCCGGATAGCGTGGATTATCCGAGAAAATACCTGTTTGAAGGAAATGTGGTGTACTGGGATGACCGGCTCTCGGATATCGCATCGACACTGAGCGCGGATGAAGTTAATGGAATCAGTGACTGGAAAGACCAGCAGATTGTCATGAATGAACGAACCCAGCAAATGTTCGATAACGATGCTGAATATCCTTATCTGACATTGGGCACGAATTATATGGATGTTCTTCCCAATTTTACCGATCCTGCAGATCTCTTGACTGATCAGGTTGATGCATTAAAAGAATACAGTATTGCATCTGCAGATACCGCGGGTACCGCTGTTATGGATGCCTGGCGCCTGGTCAATGTGGGTGAGGATTATTACATTTATCCGGATTGGCCGATTCCTGTGGATCTTTCTTATGATGACACGAATTTGCTTTCAGGCGCTACGGGTGGTTTCCCGGTTGGTGACTTGAACTGGTTCCCGGATGAAAAAGCTGCCTGGAATGCTCAAAGATCCGCTGAATACGCCGCGATTCATGAAGCTTTGAATTCCGGCACGACAACTGTTGGTGTTGAGGAAATGAATGTACCGGAAGCTTTCGATCTCCAGCAAAATTATCCAAACCCGTTCAACCCGACAACAGAGATTAAATATTCAATTCCGACTTCAGGCAATGTGACGCTAACAGTTTATAACACTCTGGGTCAAGAAATCGCTACTTTGGTAGATGGTTATAAAACGGCTAACCACATGCACAAAGTGACATTTAATGCTTCAAATCTGACCAGTGGTGTTTATTTCTATTCACTGCAGACTGAAGATTTTTCACAGACAAAGAAAATGCTCCTGGTAAAATAA
- a CDS encoding TonB-dependent receptor, translating to MRKLLNCFMPLFRSDMDHNGPLPGTRALLLVGFVCVLLTGQAQPLIAKATIKGQVIDNITGEALPAANVVIQGTNFGAAADFNGFYTITNAPSGEQTLLVSYIGYESTEISVDVPESGSVTKDILLKAVAVEGEEITITAQARGQREAINQQIRADAIKNVVSSTKIHELPDASAAEALSRLPGVSLMEGDKVVIRGVESKLNQVLINGIELPSTDMEDRSTNLGFISSNLLSGIEVTKAITPDMDANTIGGVINLRLREAPSGLHFDVFTQGALNTQDRTYDNYKAWASISNRFLDDKLGVFLQGNATRFDGGQDRVGSDWEIAQDLPYGEAPYMMNSITLNDQWNVNNDRGGSLILDYKLPDGKIVLQNTIANNVSDNTAFRTIYAFNETLAEYAITRDKYKKDLMINALQAEYNFGNLNTRLSASHSSTNKATDIRYGDVGQFMSFQNTNSHPYGYDDEGNRIQFLNERRFFTIEDALDIPKDETDANNATIQGWVVARDEEFEQHLYNYTLDFTLPVAISDNIQSEFKFGGKIKTSERTNDVESYFSGSYDTDYYNATSDFFPDHPNLSPTNPVMYTDLRDPDYKRGEYFLEGEHEFKFAYDRDLMDDYMKTSIKGWTPARHMPYSERDDFSGSETFSAGYFMGNFNIGPRLTLIGGLRYEHYNMDYNANFVYCTHSVYGDGAIFDTLNTVDRNDEDIFPNFHIRYKVTDWSDIRLAYTEGISRPDYRAIMPSIYFEPGGYALAGNPKLKPARSANYDAYWSVYNNEIGLFTLGGFYKKIDNTFFQTGIFYPNLNHYDASFPGDDVWDTLGAQSPTGSQTVTTYINNPNPAHVRGLEVEWQTNFWYLPKPLNSMVLNINYTRSWSEMDYQQLRNIDSTYKDPDNPRFLKHKYITRDTARTARLLHQGNHNLNVVLGADYKDFSGRISFRMQGDVITSVGARPEEDAFTGNFYRWDFTLKQKLPFLDGLSVALNGVNVFHNPLYEYRRFRRTVDGNIKDNQTSIAYSPRIFELNLRYNF from the coding sequence ATGAGAAAACTGCTAAACTGTTTTATGCCGCTTTTTAGATCGGATATGGATCATAATGGTCCTCTACCCGGTACTCGAGCGCTTTTGCTCGTGGGATTTGTCTGTGTACTCCTGACAGGCCAGGCACAACCATTAATAGCAAAAGCAACCATCAAAGGTCAGGTTATCGACAACATCACCGGTGAAGCACTGCCTGCTGCAAATGTTGTAATACAAGGCACCAACTTCGGAGCAGCAGCCGATTTTAATGGATTCTATACTATTACTAACGCACCCTCTGGAGAACAGACCCTGTTAGTCTCGTATATCGGTTATGAAAGCACAGAGATTAGTGTGGATGTTCCTGAGAGCGGTAGCGTAACCAAAGATATACTGCTAAAAGCTGTTGCCGTAGAAGGTGAAGAAATTACAATTACTGCCCAGGCCAGAGGTCAGAGAGAGGCAATCAATCAGCAAATCAGGGCTGACGCCATTAAGAATGTCGTATCATCCACTAAAATTCATGAACTCCCTGACGCAAGTGCTGCTGAAGCTCTAAGCAGATTGCCGGGAGTATCATTAATGGAAGGGGATAAAGTTGTTATCCGCGGTGTCGAATCTAAACTTAACCAGGTATTAATAAATGGTATAGAACTTCCTTCTACTGACATGGAAGACCGTTCGACGAACCTGGGGTTTATTTCATCAAATCTTTTATCAGGCATTGAAGTGACCAAAGCTATAACACCGGATATGGATGCCAATACAATCGGTGGTGTTATTAACTTGAGGTTAAGAGAAGCCCCTTCCGGTTTGCACTTTGATGTCTTTACACAAGGCGCTTTGAATACTCAGGATAGAACCTACGATAATTATAAAGCCTGGGCCAGCATCAGCAACCGGTTCCTGGACGACAAATTGGGTGTTTTTCTTCAGGGAAATGCCACACGTTTTGACGGAGGACAAGATCGGGTTGGCTCTGATTGGGAAATTGCGCAGGATCTGCCCTACGGAGAAGCACCTTATATGATGAATTCTATTACGCTTAATGATCAATGGAATGTGAACAATGATCGCGGCGGAAGTCTTATTCTGGATTATAAATTACCTGACGGTAAAATCGTTCTTCAAAATACGATTGCAAACAATGTGAGTGATAATACTGCATTCAGAACTATTTATGCCTTTAATGAAACACTGGCAGAATATGCCATAACCCGGGATAAGTATAAAAAAGATTTAATGATTAACGCGTTACAGGCGGAATATAATTTCGGCAACTTGAACACACGACTTTCAGCTTCACACTCTTCTACAAATAAAGCGACCGATATTCGCTATGGAGATGTGGGGCAATTCATGAGCTTTCAGAATACGAATTCCCATCCCTATGGCTATGATGATGAAGGAAACAGGATACAATTTTTAAATGAACGACGGTTTTTTACCATTGAAGATGCCTTGGACATACCCAAAGACGAGACTGATGCCAATAACGCCACGATACAAGGCTGGGTTGTCGCTCGGGATGAAGAATTCGAACAGCATTTATACAATTATACTCTGGATTTTACCCTGCCGGTCGCCATCTCTGACAATATTCAATCCGAGTTTAAATTCGGCGGGAAAATAAAAACATCCGAGCGTACGAACGATGTTGAATCTTATTTTAGCGGGTCTTATGATACTGATTATTATAACGCGACTTCTGATTTTTTCCCGGACCACCCGAATCTCTCACCTACTAATCCTGTTATGTATACGGATTTGCGGGACCCTGATTACAAACGAGGGGAATACTTTTTAGAGGGAGAACACGAGTTTAAATTCGCATATGATCGGGATTTGATGGATGATTATATGAAGACCTCTATCAAAGGCTGGACTCCTGCAAGACATATGCCCTATTCGGAACGAGATGATTTTAGCGGCTCTGAAACCTTTTCAGCCGGTTATTTCATGGGCAATTTCAATATTGGTCCCCGGTTGACACTGATTGGCGGATTGCGATATGAACATTATAATATGGATTATAATGCCAATTTTGTTTATTGTACACACTCTGTGTATGGAGACGGCGCTATATTTGATACACTCAATACGGTTGATCGTAACGACGAGGACATTTTCCCCAATTTCCATATTCGTTACAAGGTTACCGATTGGTCTGATATCAGACTTGCTTATACTGAGGGCATTTCCCGTCCGGATTATCGCGCCATTATGCCAAGCATTTATTTTGAGCCGGGCGGCTATGCCTTGGCTGGAAATCCAAAACTAAAACCGGCAAGATCCGCAAACTATGACGCCTATTGGTCTGTTTATAATAATGAGATCGGTCTGTTTACATTAGGAGGGTTTTATAAAAAAATCGATAACACATTCTTTCAAACCGGTATTTTTTATCCGAACCTGAATCATTATGATGCATCATTTCCGGGAGATGATGTCTGGGATACTTTGGGTGCTCAGTCGCCGACTGGATCACAGACCGTAACCACCTATATTAATAATCCAAACCCTGCCCATGTCCGCGGTCTGGAGGTGGAATGGCAGACAAATTTCTGGTATTTGCCAAAACCACTGAATTCGATGGTACTGAATATCAATTACACCCGATCATGGTCTGAAATGGATTATCAGCAATTAAGGAATATTGATTCCACCTATAAAGATCCGGACAATCCCAGATTCCTGAAACATAAATATATCACCAGAGATACAGCCCGTACTGCAAGGCTGCTGCACCAGGGTAATCATAATCTGAATGTTGTCCTTGGAGCGGATTATAAAGATTTTAGCGGGCGTATTTCGTTTAGAATGCAGGGCGATGTGATTACCAGTGTGGGGGCAAGACCCGAGGAAGATGCGTTTACCGGGAATTTTTACAGATGGGATTTTACTCTCAAGCAAAAATTGCCATTTCTGGACGGTTTGAGTGTGGCTTTAAACGGTGTAAATGTCTTTCATAATCCGCTTTACGAATATCGAAGATTTAGAAGAACGGTTGACGGAAACATTAAAGACAACCAGACATCAATTGCCTATTCACCCAGAATTTTTGAACTCAATTTAAGATATAATTTTTAA